One Paroedura picta isolate Pp20150507F chromosome 3, Ppicta_v3.0, whole genome shotgun sequence genomic window carries:
- the GPR173 gene encoding putative G-protein coupled receptor 173 gives MASANETEEAHGSVPHAASTYAKLLLLGLIICVSLAGNLSLSLLVLKERGLHKAPYYFLLDLCLADVIRSAVCFPFVLVSIRHGSAWTYSVLSCKIVAFMAVLFCFHAAFLLFCISVTRYMAVAHHRFYAKRMTFWTCVAVICMVWTLSVAMAFPPVFDVGTYKFIREEDQCIFEHRYFKANDTLGFMLMLAVLIFATHVVYIKLLLFEYRHRKMKPIQMVPAISQNWTFHGPGATGQAAANWIAGFGRGPMPPTLLGIRQNAHAANRRLLGMEEFKAEKRLGRMFYVITLLFLVLWSPYIVACYWRVFVKACSIPHRYLSTAVWMSFAQAAVNPIVCFLLNKDLKKSLVAHVPCWRTEPELPREPYCVM, from the coding sequence ATGGCCAGTGCCAATGAGACTGAAGAGGCCCACGGCTCGGTGCCCCACGCCGCTTCCACCTACGCCAAGTTGCTGCTCTTGGGCCTCATCATCTGCGTGAGTCTCGCGGGGaacctctccctctcgctgctggTCTTGAAGGAGCGGGGCCTCCACAAGGCCCCCTACTACTTCCTCTTGGACCTCTGCCTGGCCGACGTGATCCGCTCGGCCGTCTGCTTCCCCTTCGTCCTCGTCTCCATCCGCCACGGCTCGGCCTGGACCTACAGCGTGCTGAGCTGCAAGATTGTGGCCTTCATGGCCGTCCTCTTCTGTTTCCACGCggccttcctcctcttctgcatCAGCGTCACCCGCTACATGGCCGTGGCCCACCACCGCTTCTACGCCAAACGCATGACCTTCTGGACGTGCGTCGCCGTCATCTGCATGGTGTGGACCTTGTCggtggccatggccttccccccGGTCTTCGACGTCGGGACCTACAAGTTCATCCGGGAGGAGGACCAGTGCATCTTCGAGCACCGCTACTTCAAGGCCAACGACACGCTGGGCTTCATGCTCATGTTGGCCGTGCTGATCTTCGCCACCCACGTGGTCTACATCAAACTCCTCCTCTTTGAGTACCGCCATCGCAAGATGAAGCCCATCCAGATGGTCCCAGCCATCAGCCAGAATTGGACGTTCCATGGGCCCGGCGCCACGGGGCAAGCCGCGGCCAACTGGATTGCGGGCTTCGGGCGTGGCCCCATGCCGCCCACCTTGCTGGGCATCCGGCAGAACGCCCACGCGGCCAACCGCCGCTTGCTGGGCATGGAGGAGTTCAAGGCCGAGAAGCGGCTGGGCAGGATGTTCTACGTCATCACGCTGCTCTTCTTGGTCCTTTGGTCGCCCTACATCGTGGCCTGCTACTGGAGGGTGTTTGTGAAGGCCTGCAGCATCCCCCACCGCTACCTCTCCACAGCCGTTTGGATGAGCTTTGCCCAAGCCGCTGTCAACCCCATAGTTTGCTTTCTACTCAATAAGGACCTCAAGAAGAGCTTGGTGGCCCACGTCCCTTGCTGGAGGACAGAGCCGGAACTTCCCCGGGAGCCTTACTGTGTCATGTGA